The Stieleria maiorica genome includes the window CGCGCCGGCGGCGCGTCGTTGAGGTGTTCCAGGCAGCTTTGATATTGCGTTTGAATCTCCATCAATCCGCGCGCCAGACGTCCCAGCGTTCCCGGATCGTTGGGATGATGTTTCGACACATCCAGCAACTCGCCGTCGACGGTCACGAATCGCAGCGATTCGATGTTGTCGCGGGCCGAACCGCTACGCAGATAGTGGCTGCCCGAGGCGTTGATCGCCAACACACTGCCCATCGTCGTGATGCTGCGGGTCGCCGGATCGGGGCCGTACCAGCGGCCCAGTGGTTTCAAATTGCGATTGAGTTCGGCGATGGTCAGGCCGGCTTGCACCATGGCCACCGATTTCAGCGGATCGAATTGCATCCGCCGCATGTATCGCGAAAAATCGACCACCAGTCCGGGGCCGACCGATTCCCCCGATACGCCGCTGCCGCTGCCTCGTGGGTGAATCGGCAGATCCTGTTCGCTGGCATACTGCACCAACGCGACCACGTCCGCCGCCGAACGCGGCCGCACCACGCCGATCGGCTGGATTTCATAAATGCTTGCGTCGGTCGCGTACAACGTCGTCGAGACGGAATCGCACATCACGTCGCCGCGAACGATCCCTCGCAAGTCGTCTTGAATACGTTGTCGGTCGATTTCCATGCATTAGTTCGACCGCATCGAGCGTCCCAAGTCAACCAGGATGTAAGTTTCGGGTTTCAAGTTTCAAGTTTCGCGTCAGTTGGGAGTTGGGAGTTGGGAGTTGGGAGTTGGGAGTTGGGAGTTGGGAGTTGGGAGTTGGGGGGGCGTCGAAACGCGACCAAGAGCAGGGGAACCGGACGAGGAAATGCGTGACAAGAAAAGGTCGGGTGAAAACCTGAAACCCGAAACCTGAAACCAGTGGCCCCACCTCTGCTGCGGTTGTTGCTAAACTGATCGATCACCCGCGACTTTGTGCGATTTCCGCCCCCTTCCCCGCCCCGCCTTTTGAGACTTTTTGAAATGATGTGTCGACATCGACTTCGGCTGGTTCTCGTTCTCGCTCCAGTGATGCTTTGCGTGTGTGCCGGCGGACTGGCGGCATCCGCGGTTGCGGCCGATGCTGAGAAGAAACAGATCTTGATGGTCGCCGGGGCACCCTCGCACCGCTACGGCGCCCACGAACACTTCGCCGGGCTGCGAATCCTGCAAGACGCGATCGAGCAAAGCAGTGAGGCTGCCCAAGTCACCCTGGTCCGCGGCTGGCCGTCGGACGAACAGATCGCCACAGCGGACACGATCGTGATCTACAGCGATGGCGGTCGACGTCACGTCGCGATGGACCACCGCGACCAGCTCCGCAAACGTCTCTCCGAAGGCGTCGGGCTGGTGTGTTTGCACTACGCGGTCGAGATGCTGCCGGGCGAATCGGGCAAAGACTGGGAGGAACTGCTGGGCGGGCACTTCGAGATCAACTACAGCGTCAATCCGCACTGGGTGGCGGAGTTCAAGTCGCTGCCCGACCACGCGATCACACGTGGCGTCCAGCCGTTTGCGACCGACGATGAGTGGTATTTCCACTTACGATTCACCGAGCTTGGCAAGGTGACGCCGATCTTGTCCGCGGTCGCCCCTGCTCACACGATGAAGCGACCCGATGGCGATCACAGCGGCAACCCGCACGTCCGCAAAAGCGTCGCCGCGGGCGAGCCCCAAACGGTCGCCTGGGCTTACGAGCGTCCTGATGGCGGCCGGTCCTTCGGATTCACCGGTGGTCATCACCATTGGAACTGGGGCAACGACGACGTTCGACGCCTGGTGACCAACGCGATCCGCTGGACCGCCGGGGAAACCATCGGTCCGGATGGGTCTTCACTCGGCAAGGAACCGGTCGGGATCAAACGGTTGCTGGAAAATCAAGACTACGACCGTCCCAAGGACTTTGATGAGCAAGCCACTGCGGAGCGGTTTCAGCTGACGGCGGAAAAAAAAAAGACGAGTGAACGTGAATCCGCCAAGCCGATCTATCTCTCCGGAAGACTGACCAGCGAAACGAAGCGGCACCGTGTCGAGATCGATGCGTCGATCGAGGGCGTGTCGGATTTGTATTTGATCATTGACGACGGCGGAGACGGCTTTGCATGCGATTGGGTGGACTGGGTTGATCCGACCATTCACGGTCCGGACGGATCAATGTCGCTGGTCGAATTGGGCTGGCAATCGGCGACCAGCGGTTGGGGGAGCGTCAGGAAGAACGCCAATTGCAGCGGAAAACCCTGGTCGGTCGACGGCCAGGTGATCGGAAAAAATGCCATCGGAACGCACGCCGATAGCGTGATCCATTTCAAACTCCCCTCCGGTTTCAATCGGCTGACGGTGACCGGCGCATTGGACACCGGCGGAACGAGCCAGAATGGAGGGGCAACCACGAGCGTTCGTTTGGCGGTTTACTCTGGTGCCGCCCCCGCAACCCTCGGCAGCGCCCCGGACAATGCAATCGACGGCGACCAACGCGACCCCGGCAATGCGATCAAGGGAATCACCATCGCCGACGGCCTGGAAGCAACGCTCGCCGCCTGCGAACCGATGCTCCGCAGCCTGACGAATCTGGACATCGATTCGCGCGGACGCGTCTGGGTCTGTGACGTGATGAACTATCGAGGCAACCAGGGATCGCGTCCCGAAGGCGATCGGATCCTGATCCTGGAAGATACCGACGGCGACGGGGTCATGGACGATGCCAAGACGTTTTACCAGGGCCGTGACATCGATTCGGCGATGGGCATTTGCGTACTCGAAAATGCGACCGGGGCGGATGTCATCGTGACCGCTTCGCCCAACGTCTGGCGATTCGTCGATTCCGATGGTGACGACGTGCCGGACAGCAAGAACGCGATGTTCACCGGTGTCGGCAATCCGCAACACGACCACTCCGGTCACTCGTTCTTGTTCGGCCCCGACGGAAAACTCTACTGGAATTTCGGCAACACCGGCGAGCAGGTCAAAGACTCCGACGGCGAAACGGTCATCGACATTCACGGTCGGGCGGTGGTCGACAACGGGGCGCCGCTGCTGGGCGGCATGCCGTTTCGCTGTGATCTGGACGGGGGCAACTTCGAAGTCCTGGCCCACAACTTTCGCAACAACTGGGAAACGACCGTCGATTCGTTCGGCACGCTTTGGCAAAGCGACAACGACGATGACGGAAACCGTGGCACCCGAATCAATTTTGTGATGGAGCACGGCAATTACGGCTATCGTGACGAAATCACCGGCGGCGGCTGGCGCGAACCGCGGATCAATCAGGAAGACGAAATCATGCACCGCCATTGGCACCTGAACGACCCCGGCGTCGTCCCCAACATGCTGCAAACCGGCGCCGGGTCGCCCAGCGGCATCTGCTTTTACGAAGGCCGCTTGTTGCCCGAGCGATTCTGGGACCAGATCATCCACTGCGACCCCGGCCCCAACATGGTTCGCGCCTACCCCTCCAAACCCGACGGCGCCGGATACTCCGCGACGATCGAACCGCTGATGACAGGAACCGTCGATCGCTGGTTTCGGCCCGCCGACGTCTGCACCGCACCGGACGGTTCGCTGTTCGTGACCGATTGGTACGATCCCGGCGTGGGAGGACACCGCCAAGGCGACTCCGATCGCGGACGGCTGTTCCGATTGGCCCCACCGGGAACGGATTACAAGATCCCGACGTTTGATTTCACGACGCCCGGCGGAGCCGTCGAAGCGCTGCGAAATCCGACTCTGGCGGTGCGGGCGCGGGCTTGGCGGTCGCTGCACGCGATGGGCCCAAAGGCTGAACCCGCACTACTGCAGCTCTACGCCGATTCGAATCCACGCCTGCGTGCCCGCGCGCTGTGGTTGCTGGGCAAGATCGATGGACGTGGCGAACATTACGTCGCCGAGGCACTGGCCGATGCGAATTCCGATCTCCGAATCACGGCGATCCGATTGGCCAAGCAGCTGACCGACCAACCCTCGCTATGGTTGGCCGATGCGGTCGATGACCCGTCCGCGGCGGTCCGACGCGAGCTTGCGGTCGCACTGCGTTATGACACCAGCGATGCCATGCCGTCGCTGTGGGCCCAACTGGCGACGTCCTACGATGGACAAGATCGTTGGTATCTGGAAGCACTGGGAATCGGCAGCGACGTGCGCGCCGCCGAGTGTTTCGATGCTTACCTGGAAGCCGTCGACGGACGCTGGGACACCCCCGCCGGCCGAGACCTGGTGTGGCGCGTGCGGGCCCCCAAGGCAGCCGATGCGATGGTCGCATTGATCGCCGATCCGAAACGCCCGTTGAACGAGACCGATCGCTACTTCCGCAGTCTTGAATTTCATGGCGCGGACGTTCGAGACGCGGCGCTGAAGCGTCTACTTCCCTGAACGCATTGGGTTCGTTGATATTTGCCCGACCGTTGTCCCCACCTTCCCCCGATGACGATGAAAGTTCACTCGTTGATTTTGACCGTTGCATTCCTATTTCTTGTCCCGCCGCAGGCGCGGTCTGCCGAAAACGACTCACGGGCCGACCAGGCCCAGGCCCGCCAAGACGCTGTGATCGTTCGCGCGATTGAGCGGATCAGCGATTACGACTATCGGTCGGATCCGGCGGTCGCCGAGGCGGTGATGCGGCAGATCCGACGCAGCCAGGGGACGCCGGAGTTCATGCGATTGGTCAAGCGTTTCAAACCCGATGGGATTGAAACCCAGTTGGTCAAAACGTTGGTCGGTGACGACCGATCGGCGGCGGTCGAATCGGCCGCATTGTTGTTGGAACTGGACGCCGGACGCAAAGCGATCCGCCGTCGGTTGAATTCAACCGGCCAAGCGGTCGCGGTGATCGAGACGCTGGGTTTGCTCGGCAACGGGCGCGCGAACCATTTCCTTGCCGAAATCGTCAGCGACGCGGAGCGTCCTTACGACCAACGCCGTGCCGCCGTCACCGGATTGGCGAAATCCAACGACGGGGAAAAACGGTTGGTCGCATTGGCAACCGAAAAAAAACTCGTCGGTGACACGTTCCTTGTCGCCGGCGCGTTGCTGGCACGCAGCAAGGACGGCGGCATCCGTGATGCTGCCGCCAAAGTGTTACCGCAACCGGCATTGAAGGACGCCAAACCGTTGCCGCCGATCGATGAATTGGCCCAACTGCGCGGCGATGTTGCGGCGGGGTTGAAGTTGTTTCGGGGCGAAGCAACTTGCGCCAACTGCCACATCGTCAATGACTACGGCAAAGACGTCGGGCCGAATCTGTCCGAGATCGGAACCAAGCTCTCACGCGAAGCGATGCTGACGGCTGTGTTGGCCCCCAGCGCGGGGATCAGCCACAACTATGAAAACTTCAGCGTGTTGACCGAAGAAGGCCAAGTGATCACGGGGCTAAAGATTTCACAGACCGACAACGAGATCGTGATCCGAACGGCCGATGCGATCGATCGAACGATCCCCGGCGAAGAGGTGGTGACGATCAAGAAGAGCGACACATCGATCATGCCGGAAAATCTGCATCACATCACCGGTCAGCAAGGATTGGTCGACATCGTGGAATACATGATGACGCTCAAGAAGAAAGGCTGATCAGCGGTACTGGCCGTGACAGTCATCGCAGGACTGGGTGACCGCGCCGACGGCTTGGCTGATCACATTGTAATCGTCCAGTTCCAAGCCACGCGTGACACCCTGAGCGGCTTTCGTCATCGCATTGCTAAACGCGACATAGTCGTCGTCATCGGCATCATCCATGCCTTCGGCGACAAGGATGCGGCCGATGATCGCCAGCAATTCGGCGGGACGGCGGACATCGCTCGGTTCGGCTTTGACGTCGTCGGCACTGTTGGTGGCGGTGCGAAGTTGTTCCTTCAAGATTTCGGCGTATTCCATCAACGGCGCGCGGTCGGCGATCGACGCCCAATCGTTGCTCTCCTCTGCTTTTCCACTACGCAGTCCGGTGCCCGACATCAAGTCCTGCAAATCGTCCTTTCTCGCCCGCGCTTCGTTGAACACCTGGTTGGTGCCGGCGTTGCAATTGAACGCCGTTCGTCCCAACAGGTCGCGGGCGATGGCCGCGTCGTCCTTCCACCGCACGTCGCCCTGGTACTCGGTGATGATCGCAAACAGGCTGCTCATCACCATCAAGTCCAACCGCGCGTCCTGGTAGCCGCCGCTCTTGAACGGCCCGGGCTGGGTGACGACGGAATCGTAATGCAATTTCACCCGTTTGATCTCGTCCTCGATCGAAGTCGGGGAAATCAACTTGTCCCACGGCCCGGCGTTCGCCTTGCTACCGTCCTCGGGGGTGGTGGACGCCGCCGCTGCAGGCGGGGCGATTTTCTTTCGCAGCTCTTGCAGGGTTGGTCGCTCGCCGCGGATCGCATCGCCCACGGAGTCGAAAAAAATGCCTTGGGTGGCATCGGCAGAAAATTTTGGCGCCGGGGCACGTTTTTCTTCGCCCCATGCGAGGTACGCGTGTGCGGAAAAGAGCATCGAACCGGACAGCAGAATGGCGGCGGGTAAGGTGCGATTTCGGGGTTTCATCACGGGGCTCGACCGGTGCTATGGCAGGATGGTTTCCGTCAGTGTAGTTCAGTCTAGCACCGCAAAGAAACCGCTGCCCAGTGTCCGATAAAGACCCCTGTCCGACGAAAGGATGCAGCAGACGTGGACACCCATGCGGGGGTTTGCGGGCAGGAAGGCTGGTCTGGTTGAATCCGCCACGACTGAATGGGCGGCGCCGGATGATTCCGCGCCCCGAATCCATCCGAAACCTGCCCGGATCATCGGGGTTGAAAGGAGAGTGAAGGGATTCGCATCAATTACGAGGGGAACGATTAAGTGGATAAACAAGAACGAATCACATGCCGATGCCCACGCGGACATAAGCTGCGTGGCGGGACGAATCTGATCGGTGAAACGGTCCGCTGCCCGCGATGCAGCGAGAAATTCGTTTTCGGATATCAAGTGCGTCAAGACGTGACCGACACCGCCGTGGTGCGAATCCTCGGTGATGCACCGGCGGCACCCGCACCGCCCGTCAAACGCGAACCCAAGCTGCGTCCGTGTTCACGTTGCGGCGTCGCGATCAGTGCCGCGGCCAGCGTTTGCAAGCACTGCAATTGCTACGTCGGCATCATGCCGGACTTCCTCAGCAAGCTCTCCGACGGCAGTTCGATCCACACCAACTGAGCGCACCGCCAGCGGGACGTGTCACGGTCTGTTGATTTAATCGCAACCGAAACAAGAGTGAGTCGATGGCGCTAGCCACGGGCCTCGAAGGGCGATGCTGGCACCGCTAGGCCCGCGGCTAGCGCCGTCGGCTCACTAAATCAACAAGCCGGTCGGCGAGCGGCCTATCATCCGCTCAGGCACGCCCCGCCGGGCCACTTACCTACGCAGCGTGCTAGCATGAACTGCCAGCGGGACGCGTCAGCGAGCGGCCAATCATCCGCTCAGACACGCCCCGCCGGCCACTTGCTTACGCAGCGTGCTGGCATTAGCGCCCACAATTCTCCCTCGCATCTCAACGGCGGTTTCGTTTAATGCGCACACTTTTCAACCTATCGACCGGCCTCCTGATCACATTCATCGCTGTCGGTTGCGATCGTACCCCGCCGCCACCGGCGGCCGATGCCAATGTCGGCGTCGTCACCATCGAGATCCGGTCCGGTGACACGGACAAGCAATCGATCCAAGTCCCTGATGTCGCCGACGGGGCGACCTTGGAATCGGTGATGCGGATG containing:
- a CDS encoding c-type cytochrome, with the protein product MKVHSLILTVAFLFLVPPQARSAENDSRADQAQARQDAVIVRAIERISDYDYRSDPAVAEAVMRQIRRSQGTPEFMRLVKRFKPDGIETQLVKTLVGDDRSAAVESAALLLELDAGRKAIRRRLNSTGQAVAVIETLGLLGNGRANHFLAEIVSDAERPYDQRRAAVTGLAKSNDGEKRLVALATEKKLVGDTFLVAGALLARSKDGGIRDAAAKVLPQPALKDAKPLPPIDELAQLRGDVAAGLKLFRGEATCANCHIVNDYGKDVGPNLSEIGTKLSREAMLTAVLAPSAGISHNYENFSVLTEEGQVITGLKISQTDNEIVIRTADAIDRTIPGEEVVTIKKSDTSIMPENLHHITGQQGLVDIVEYMMTLKKKG
- a CDS encoding DUF4430 domain-containing protein, coding for MRTLFNLSTGLLITFIAVGCDRTPPPPAADANVGVVTIEIRSGDTDKQSIQVPDVADGATLESVMRMVDQVPVSVSGSGTTAFVDSIGDVQTDATQGWTFKVDGEFANQGIGQTVLHPPTTVTWSYGAFEMEAP
- a CDS encoding PVC-type heme-binding CxxCH protein, which gives rise to MMCRHRLRLVLVLAPVMLCVCAGGLAASAVAADAEKKQILMVAGAPSHRYGAHEHFAGLRILQDAIEQSSEAAQVTLVRGWPSDEQIATADTIVIYSDGGRRHVAMDHRDQLRKRLSEGVGLVCLHYAVEMLPGESGKDWEELLGGHFEINYSVNPHWVAEFKSLPDHAITRGVQPFATDDEWYFHLRFTELGKVTPILSAVAPAHTMKRPDGDHSGNPHVRKSVAAGEPQTVAWAYERPDGGRSFGFTGGHHHWNWGNDDVRRLVTNAIRWTAGETIGPDGSSLGKEPVGIKRLLENQDYDRPKDFDEQATAERFQLTAEKKKTSERESAKPIYLSGRLTSETKRHRVEIDASIEGVSDLYLIIDDGGDGFACDWVDWVDPTIHGPDGSMSLVELGWQSATSGWGSVRKNANCSGKPWSVDGQVIGKNAIGTHADSVIHFKLPSGFNRLTVTGALDTGGTSQNGGATTSVRLAVYSGAAPATLGSAPDNAIDGDQRDPGNAIKGITIADGLEATLAACEPMLRSLTNLDIDSRGRVWVCDVMNYRGNQGSRPEGDRILILEDTDGDGVMDDAKTFYQGRDIDSAMGICVLENATGADVIVTASPNVWRFVDSDGDDVPDSKNAMFTGVGNPQHDHSGHSFLFGPDGKLYWNFGNTGEQVKDSDGETVIDIHGRAVVDNGAPLLGGMPFRCDLDGGNFEVLAHNFRNNWETTVDSFGTLWQSDNDDDGNRGTRINFVMEHGNYGYRDEITGGGWREPRINQEDEIMHRHWHLNDPGVVPNMLQTGAGSPSGICFYEGRLLPERFWDQIIHCDPGPNMVRAYPSKPDGAGYSATIEPLMTGTVDRWFRPADVCTAPDGSLFVTDWYDPGVGGHRQGDSDRGRLFRLAPPGTDYKIPTFDFTTPGGAVEALRNPTLAVRARAWRSLHAMGPKAEPALLQLYADSNPRLRARALWLLGKIDGRGEHYVAEALADANSDLRITAIRLAKQLTDQPSLWLADAVDDPSAAVRRELAVALRYDTSDAMPSLWAQLATSYDGQDRWYLEALGIGSDVRAAECFDAYLEAVDGRWDTPAGRDLVWRVRAPKAADAMVALIADPKRPLNETDRYFRSLEFHGADVRDAALKRLLP